From the Thermus tengchongensis genome, one window contains:
- a CDS encoding P-II family nitrogen regulator: MDLVPLKLVTIVAESLLEKKLVEEVKRLGAKGYTIVPARGEGSRGMRSVDWEGQNIRLETIVPEEVALKILARLQEAYFPHYAVIAYVENVWVVRGEKYV; this comes from the coding sequence ATGGACCTGGTGCCTTTGAAGCTGGTCACCATCGTGGCGGAAAGCCTGCTGGAGAAAAAGCTGGTGGAGGAGGTCAAGCGCCTGGGGGCCAAGGGGTACACCATCGTCCCCGCCCGGGGGGAGGGCTCGAGGGGCATGCGGAGCGTGGACTGGGAGGGGCAGAACATCCGCCTGGAAACCATCGTTCCCGAGGAGGTGGCCCTGAAGATCCTCGCCCGGCTGCAAGAGGCTTACTTTCCCCACTACGCCGTCATCGCCTACGTGGAGAACGTCTGGGTGGTCCGGGGGGAGAAGTACGTTTAG
- a CDS encoding citrate synthase/methylcitrate synthase: MEVARGLEGVLFTESRMCFIDGEAGRLYYYGIPIQELAEKSTFEETTFLLLHGRLPKREELEGFKQELARRRALPEHLLESFRRYPLSAHPMSFLRTAVSELGMLDPTEGEISQEALYQKGLDLIAKFATIVAANKRLREGKEPIPPREDLSHAANFLYMANGVEPSKEQERLMDAALILHAEHGFNASTFTAIAAFSTETDLYSAITAAVASLKGPRHGGANEAVMKMIREIGTPERAREWVREKLAKKERIMGMGHRVYKAFDPRAGVLERLARLVAEKHGHSTEYQILKVVEEEAGKVLNPRGIYPNVDFYSGVVYSDLGFGLEFFTPIFAVARISGWVGHILEYKAMDNRLLRPDAKYTGELDVPYVPLEARA, translated from the coding sequence ATGGAAGTGGCAAGGGGTTTGGAAGGCGTGCTCTTTACGGAAAGCCGGATGTGCTTCATCGACGGGGAGGCAGGCCGCCTTTACTACTACGGGATCCCCATCCAGGAGCTGGCGGAGAAGAGCACCTTTGAGGAAACCACCTTTCTCCTGCTACATGGGAGACTTCCCAAACGGGAGGAGCTCGAGGGGTTCAAGCAGGAGCTGGCTAGGCGACGGGCCTTGCCCGAGCATCTCCTGGAATCCTTCCGCCGCTATCCCCTCTCGGCCCATCCCATGAGCTTCCTGCGCACGGCGGTTTCCGAGCTGGGGATGCTGGACCCCACCGAGGGGGAGATTTCCCAAGAGGCCCTTTACCAGAAAGGCCTTGACCTCATCGCCAAGTTCGCCACCATCGTGGCCGCCAACAAGCGCCTCAGGGAGGGTAAAGAGCCCATTCCGCCCCGGGAGGACCTCTCCCATGCGGCCAACTTCCTCTACATGGCGAACGGCGTGGAGCCCTCCAAGGAGCAGGAACGCCTCATGGACGCCGCCCTTATTCTGCACGCGGAGCACGGCTTCAACGCCAGCACCTTCACCGCCATTGCCGCCTTTTCCACGGAAACCGACCTCTACTCGGCCATCACCGCCGCTGTGGCTTCCTTGAAGGGGCCGCGCCACGGGGGGGCCAACGAGGCGGTGATGAAGATGATCCGGGAGATCGGCACCCCTGAGAGGGCCCGGGAGTGGGTGCGGGAGAAGCTGGCCAAGAAGGAGCGCATCATGGGCATGGGCCACCGGGTCTACAAGGCCTTCGACCCCCGGGCCGGGGTGCTGGAGCGCCTAGCCCGGCTGGTGGCGGAAAAGCACGGCCACTCCACCGAGTACCAGATCCTCAAGGTCGTGGAGGAGGAGGCAGGCAAGGTCCTGAACCCCAGGGGCATCTACCCCAACGTGGACTTTTACTCCGGCGTGGTCTACTCCGACCTGGGCTTCGGCCTGGAGTTCTTCACCCCCATCTTCGCCGTGGCCCGCATCTCCGGTTGGGTGGGACACATCCTGGAGTACAAGGCTATGGATAACCGCCTTCTCAGGCCGGATGCCAAGTATACCGGGGAGCTGGACGTGCCCTACGTGCCCCTCGAGGCCCGGGCCTAA
- a CDS encoding RDD family protein: MVIASPWRRLMASLIDGLILVPLSFLLMALAGINPLAQTTTFVQDLLFNWIPSWAYYVIFTALYGATPGKMALGLKVVRTDGQPVDWLTAFVREVPGKTLAALPLLLGYLWAFFHPKRQAWHDLIADTLVVRPGQAHALPVKSSTH, translated from the coding sequence ATGGTGATCGCTAGCCCCTGGCGCAGGCTCATGGCCTCCCTTATTGACGGGCTCATCCTGGTTCCCCTGAGCTTCCTCCTAATGGCCCTGGCCGGGATAAACCCCCTGGCGCAAACCACCACCTTCGTCCAGGATCTCCTCTTCAACTGGATACCCAGCTGGGCCTACTACGTGATCTTCACCGCATTATATGGGGCAACCCCGGGAAAGATGGCCCTGGGCCTCAAGGTGGTCCGCACGGACGGCCAGCCCGTGGACTGGCTCACCGCCTTCGTCCGCGAGGTCCCCGGCAAAACCCTGGCCGCCCTACCCCTTCTTCTGGGCTACCTCTGGGCCTTCTTCCACCCCAAGCGCCAAGCCTGGCATGACCTCATCGCCGACACCCTGGTGGTGCGCCCAGGCCAGGCCCATGCACTACCAGTTAAGTCCTCTACACATTGA
- a CDS encoding metal-sulfur cluster assembly factor yields MDERHREGLPEGQAGLQEGNANQAGGKEGLPTKEQVLEALKVVYDPEIPVNIVDLGLVYDVEIHENGVVDLTMTLTAIGCPAQDMVKADAEMAVMRLPGVQGVNVEFVWTPPWTPARMTEEGKRMMRMFGFNV; encoded by the coding sequence ATGGACGAGAGGCACCGCGAGGGTTTGCCCGAGGGGCAGGCTGGCTTGCAAGAGGGGAATGCGAACCAGGCGGGGGGCAAAGAGGGTCTGCCCACCAAGGAACAGGTCCTCGAGGCCTTGAAGGTGGTCTACGACCCGGAAATCCCCGTCAACATCGTGGACCTGGGCTTGGTTTACGATGTGGAGATCCACGAAAACGGGGTGGTGGACCTTACCATGACCCTTACCGCCATCGGCTGTCCCGCCCAGGATATGGTGAAGGCGGATGCGGAAATGGCGGTGATGCGCCTTCCCGGGGTGCAGGGGGTGAATGTGGAGTTCGTCTGGACCCCTCCCTGGACCCCAGCCAGGATGACCGAGGAAGGCAAGCGCATGATGCGCATGTTCGGGTTCAATGTGTAG
- a CDS encoding acyltransferase has product MPWLLPRGIAPLHEKALDRFIGALVEKLSDPSVDRNALVREELARLLHGRPYAELLELNPLAAMGLDPEGITFEAEYYAATDQEKFQKVKPLLWFWKVLDLTPIGQSVHSGVAIRRALAPFIFKRVGKNPKFFQNVEFSVGYNLELGDDVVVHRYVLLDDIGGIKIGDRTSLSDYVNVYSHTHHVLASPDVTLKETIIGSGVRITYHATVLAGVRIGDDAMVGTGAIVTKDVPPHAIALGIPARPVRFKVRHDCPYCRKGEPHPSDLIPKAPDRKGNPDYPDFLPPGFGTREA; this is encoded by the coding sequence ATGCCCTGGCTCCTTCCTCGAGGCATCGCCCCCCTTCACGAAAAGGCCCTGGACCGTTTCATCGGGGCTTTGGTGGAGAAGCTTTCCGACCCCAGCGTGGACCGGAACGCCTTGGTGAGAGAGGAACTTGCCCGCCTCCTCCACGGCCGGCCCTATGCGGAACTCCTGGAGCTAAACCCCCTGGCCGCCATGGGCCTGGACCCCGAGGGCATCACCTTCGAGGCGGAGTACTACGCCGCCACCGACCAGGAAAAGTTCCAAAAGGTCAAACCCCTCCTTTGGTTCTGGAAGGTTTTGGACCTCACCCCCATCGGCCAGTCCGTGCACTCCGGGGTGGCCATCCGCCGGGCCTTAGCCCCCTTCATCTTCAAGCGGGTGGGGAAAAACCCCAAGTTCTTCCAGAACGTGGAGTTTTCCGTGGGGTACAACCTGGAGCTAGGGGACGACGTGGTGGTCCACCGCTACGTGCTCTTGGATGACATCGGGGGCATAAAAATCGGGGACCGCACCTCCCTTTCCGATTACGTGAACGTCTACAGCCACACCCACCACGTCCTGGCCTCCCCCGACGTGACCCTTAAAGAGACCATCATCGGCAGCGGGGTGCGCATCACCTACCACGCCACGGTCCTGGCCGGGGTGCGCATCGGGGACGACGCCATGGTGGGCACGGGGGCCATCGTCACCAAGGACGTGCCGCCCCACGCCATCGCCCTGGGTATCCCCGCCCGGCCGGTGCGCTTCAAGGTCCGCCACGACTGCCCCTACTGCCGCAAGGGGGAGCCCCACCCCTCGGACCTCATTCCCAAGGCCCCCGACCGCAAGGGCAACCCCGACTACCCCGACTTCCTCCCCCCGGGCTTCGGCACGCGGGAGGCCTAG
- a CDS encoding HesA/MoeB/ThiF family protein, with the protein MWTKEELDRYHRQMILPQVGPEGQERLKRASVVVVGAGGLGVPVLQYLVAAGVGRVGIVEMDRVELSNLHRQVLYATGDVGKPKALAAKERLLALNPLVKIDAYPVRLTSENALEILRPYDLVVDASDNFPTRYLVNDACVLLRKPLVYGAIYQFDGQVAVFHHLTPEGEMGPCYRCLFPKPPPPGSVPSCAEAGVFGVLPAVVGSLMAAEALKVLLGIGKPLAGALLLYDALEGQFRKLSLRRNPACPVCGDHPTQQELIDYEAFCGL; encoded by the coding sequence ATGTGGACCAAGGAGGAGCTGGACCGCTACCACCGCCAGATGATCCTGCCCCAGGTGGGCCCCGAGGGACAGGAGCGGCTGAAGCGCGCTTCCGTGGTGGTGGTGGGGGCCGGGGGCCTAGGGGTGCCGGTCCTACAGTACCTGGTGGCCGCCGGGGTAGGACGGGTGGGCATCGTGGAGATGGACCGGGTGGAGCTCTCCAACCTCCACCGCCAGGTGCTCTACGCCACGGGGGATGTGGGCAAACCCAAGGCCCTGGCCGCCAAGGAGCGCCTCTTAGCCCTGAACCCTTTGGTGAAGATCGACGCCTATCCGGTGCGCCTCACCTCGGAAAACGCCCTGGAGATCCTGAGGCCTTACGATCTGGTGGTGGACGCCTCTGACAACTTCCCCACCCGTTATTTGGTGAACGACGCCTGCGTGCTCCTGAGGAAGCCCCTGGTCTACGGGGCCATCTACCAGTTTGACGGCCAGGTGGCGGTCTTCCACCACCTTACCCCCGAGGGGGAGATGGGCCCCTGCTACCGCTGCCTCTTCCCCAAGCCTCCCCCCCCGGGAAGCGTGCCCTCCTGCGCTGAGGCCGGGGTCTTCGGGGTCTTGCCGGCGGTGGTGGGCAGCCTCATGGCGGCGGAGGCCCTCAAGGTGCTTTTGGGGATCGGGAAACCCTTGGCTGGGGCCCTGCTCCTCTACGACGCCCTGGAGGGCCAGTTCCGCAAGCTCTCCCTGCGTCGGAACCCCGCCTGTCCAGTGTGCGGCGACCACCCTACCCAGCAGGAGCTGATAGACTACGAGGCCTTCTGCGGCCTTTGA
- a CDS encoding class I SAM-dependent rRNA methyltransferase yields MLRVLVKPGKERKVRNFYPNLYRDELEEMPSQAGVAEAVAADGSFLAVGYLDPDSRIPFRAYRFDPGPLDRAFFLARFRRALRKREGLGQSYRLVHGEADGLPGLVVDRFGEVLVLQVRTRGMEALREVWFPALLDAVGPKGVYERSDMEARRQEGLPGRVGVVWGEVPPILEVEEDGLRFPIPLALAQKTGFYLDQRENRRLFESMVRPGERVLDVYSYVGAFALRAARKGAYALAVDKDLEALAILDQVALRMGLKVDIRHGEALEVLRGLQGSFDHILLDPPTLVKRPEEIPPMKRHLVDLLREALRLLAPEGYLWLSTCSYYLKAEDLLEVARRAAADRGMRLRVHGLTHQPKDHPWSLHVPESLYLKTLVLQEDAL; encoded by the coding sequence GTGCTGAGGGTGCTGGTTAAGCCGGGAAAGGAGAGGAAGGTCCGAAACTTCTACCCCAACCTCTACCGGGACGAGCTGGAGGAGATGCCCTCCCAGGCGGGAGTAGCGGAGGCGGTGGCCGCCGATGGCAGCTTTTTGGCGGTGGGCTACCTGGACCCGGATTCCCGCATCCCCTTCCGGGCTTACCGCTTTGACCCCGGCCCCTTGGATCGCGCCTTTTTTCTGGCCCGCTTCCGGCGAGCCTTGCGGAAAAGGGAGGGGTTGGGCCAAAGCTACCGCTTGGTGCATGGAGAAGCGGATGGCCTCCCCGGCCTGGTGGTGGACCGGTTTGGAGAGGTCCTGGTTCTCCAGGTGCGCACCCGGGGGATGGAGGCTTTAAGGGAGGTCTGGTTTCCTGCCCTCCTAGACGCGGTGGGCCCCAAGGGGGTTTACGAGCGGAGCGACATGGAGGCCAGGAGGCAGGAGGGGCTTCCCGGGCGGGTGGGGGTGGTGTGGGGGGAGGTGCCCCCCATCTTGGAGGTGGAGGAGGATGGCCTCCGCTTTCCCATTCCCCTGGCCCTGGCCCAAAAGACGGGGTTCTACCTGGACCAGCGGGAAAACCGCCGGCTCTTTGAGTCCATGGTGCGCCCAGGGGAGCGGGTGCTGGACGTGTACAGCTACGTGGGGGCCTTCGCCCTCCGCGCCGCCCGCAAGGGGGCCTACGCCCTGGCGGTGGACAAGGACCTCGAGGCCCTGGCCATCCTGGACCAGGTGGCCTTGAGGATGGGCCTAAAGGTGGACATCCGCCATGGGGAGGCCTTGGAGGTGCTTAGGGGCCTTCAAGGGTCCTTCGATCACATCCTCCTGGACCCTCCTACCTTGGTGAAGCGCCCGGAGGAGATTCCCCCCATGAAGCGGCACCTGGTGGACCTTTTGCGGGAAGCCTTGCGGCTCCTTGCGCCCGAGGGGTACCTCTGGCTTTCCACCTGCAGCTATTACCTTAAGGCGGAGGACCTTTTGGAGGTGGCCCGGCGGGCGGCCGCCGACCGGGGAATGCGCCTGAGGGTGCACGGCCTCACCCACCAGCCCAAGGACCATCCCTGGAGCCTGCACGTGCCGGAAAGCCTTTATCTAAAGACCCTGGTCCTGCAGGAGGATGCCCTCTAG
- the sppA gene encoding signal peptide peptidase SppA translates to MNRKRWLALLLFVMVVFLVVGLGRLIQPREAGHPWQETTLYGRGEKVVLLEVVGSIPTGKELENLLSKIRQAREDPGIRAAVLFVDSPGGSVTETEAIHRALKGLARDKPLVAAFGTVAASGGYYVATAAREIFTPATAITGSIGVIAALPQVQGLLAKLGVQVEVLKEGRLKDMGSGLRPLTPEERTLIQGYMREAYELFVARVAEGRHLPKDKVRQLADGRIYSGTQAIALGLADREGYLEDAAKRAAELAGLEEFRLVRYVKPKGLLDGLLGEGFPLGLSSETEQLISLLGQNRLRLEYRYLGGGLW, encoded by the coding sequence ATGAACCGAAAGCGTTGGCTAGCCCTTCTCCTCTTCGTAATGGTGGTCTTTCTCGTGGTAGGCCTAGGGCGCCTCATCCAACCTCGAGAGGCCGGCCATCCCTGGCAGGAAACCACCCTGTACGGCCGGGGTGAAAAAGTCGTTCTCCTGGAGGTAGTGGGCAGCATCCCCACAGGGAAGGAACTCGAGAACCTCCTTTCCAAGATCCGCCAGGCCCGGGAGGATCCGGGCATCCGGGCCGCGGTCCTCTTCGTGGATAGCCCTGGGGGTAGCGTCACCGAAACCGAGGCCATCCACCGCGCCCTGAAGGGCCTAGCCCGGGACAAGCCCCTGGTGGCTGCCTTCGGCACCGTGGCCGCCAGCGGCGGCTACTACGTGGCCACCGCCGCACGGGAAATCTTTACCCCCGCTACAGCCATCACCGGCTCCATTGGGGTCATCGCCGCCCTTCCCCAGGTCCAGGGTTTACTGGCCAAGCTGGGCGTTCAAGTGGAAGTCCTTAAGGAAGGCCGGCTCAAGGATATGGGCTCCGGCCTCCGGCCCCTTACCCCGGAGGAGCGAACCCTCATCCAGGGCTACATGCGCGAGGCGTACGAGCTTTTCGTGGCCAGGGTTGCGGAGGGAAGGCACCTTCCCAAGGACAAGGTACGGCAGCTGGCCGATGGCCGCATCTACTCGGGAACCCAGGCCATCGCCCTCGGGCTTGCAGACCGGGAAGGCTACCTGGAAGACGCCGCTAAGCGCGCCGCGGAGCTGGCCGGTCTGGAGGAGTTCCGCCTGGTGCGCTATGTGAAACCTAAAGGCCTGCTGGACGGACTTCTGGGCGAGGGGTTTCCCCTGGGTCTCTCCTCGGAAACCGAGCAGCTAATTTCCCTACTCGGCCAGAACCGGTTGCGCCTCGAGTACCGCTACCTGGGAGGAGGGTTATGGTGA
- a CDS encoding TerC family protein produces METSALSVILILVALEVILSADNALILGVIVQRLPVHLRRRALFYGILGAYVLRGLALLFAALVIKLWWVQVLGAAYLLYVALKHFLRPQEAHAPPPLEVSAAHFWKTVAQVELMDLAFAVDSVLVAVALSDKLWVIYTGVFLGILALRMLASLVVTLLDRYPRFKHLAYAVVGLAGVKLLVGGWDKLAKEALHRPELAVGLDKEAFSLLILGVLLLGSVWALRKPAAQPS; encoded by the coding sequence ATGGAAACCAGTGCCCTCTCGGTGATCCTAATCCTGGTGGCCCTCGAGGTCATCTTGTCCGCCGACAACGCCCTGATCCTGGGGGTCATCGTCCAAAGGCTACCCGTCCACCTCAGGCGTAGGGCCCTCTTTTACGGCATCCTGGGAGCTTATGTGCTCAGGGGTCTCGCCCTCCTCTTCGCCGCCTTGGTCATCAAGCTCTGGTGGGTCCAGGTGCTGGGGGCTGCCTATCTGCTTTACGTGGCCCTGAAGCACTTCCTCAGACCCCAGGAGGCCCATGCTCCACCTCCCCTCGAGGTGAGCGCCGCGCACTTTTGGAAAACGGTGGCCCAGGTAGAACTCATGGACCTGGCCTTCGCCGTGGACTCGGTGCTGGTGGCCGTGGCCCTCTCGGATAAGCTCTGGGTCATCTACACCGGGGTCTTCCTGGGCATCCTGGCCCTCCGGATGCTGGCCAGCCTGGTGGTCACCCTCCTGGACCGGTACCCCCGCTTCAAGCACCTGGCCTACGCGGTGGTGGGCCTAGCGGGGGTGAAGCTCTTGGTGGGTGGCTGGGACAAGCTGGCCAAGGAAGCCCTCCACCGCCCCGAGCTGGCGGTGGGCCTGGACAAGGAAGCCTTCAGCCTCCTCATCCTGGGGGTGCTCCTTTTGGGGAGCGTGTGGGCGCTGCGCAAACCCGCAGCCCAGCCCTCCTAA